From the Microaerobacter geothermalis genome, one window contains:
- a CDS encoding GapA-binding peptide SR1P has translation MGTIVCQQCDCIIEHFESHKADTLYGVCENCCSHEQKRVLVEG, from the coding sequence GTGGGTACTATTGTTTGTCAACAGTGTGATTGTATTATTGAGCATTTTGAGTCCCATAAAGCCGACACGTTATACGGAGTTTGTGAAAATTGCTGCAGCCATGAACAAAAAAGGGTTTTAGTTGAGGGATAA
- a CDS encoding CBS domain-containing protein yields MTTNVETVTLKDNVYEVAVKMRDHNVGIIPVVDEANHVIGLITDRDIVIRGLAEKREGSASVEQVMSNSLVVGRPDMTVKEASQLMADNQIRRLPVTENGKLVGIVAMADIAREEEFISQSGQVISEISETTGEHRSEQPRNIQ; encoded by the coding sequence ATGACTACAAATGTGGAAACCGTTACTTTAAAGGATAATGTGTATGAAGTAGCGGTAAAAATGAGAGATCATAACGTCGGAATTATTCCGGTGGTAGATGAAGCTAATCATGTGATTGGATTAATTACTGACAGGGATATTGTCATCCGTGGATTGGCTGAAAAAAGAGAAGGTTCTGCATCTGTGGAACAGGTGATGAGCAACAGCTTGGTAGTCGGAAGACCTGATATGACTGTCAAGGAAGCTTCCCAACTAATGGCAGACAACCAGATTCGTCGTTTGCCCGTAACTGAAAATGGGAAATTGGTTGGTATTGTTGCCATGGCAGACATAGCCAGGGAAGAAGAGTTTATCTCGCAATCCGGACAAGTCATCAGTGAAATATCGGAAACAACTGGGGAGCATCGTTCCGAACAACCCCGAAACATTCAATAA
- a CDS encoding NAD(P)H-dependent flavin oxidoreductase translates to MKTRVTQLLGIRFPVIQGGLAYLAYSDLAAAVSNAGGLGQITAMTLPSPEHLREEIRRVKVLTDKPFGVNFAIGQHGRPYEEMLEVALEEKVQVISITGGNPKPLIDRMKNHPVKKLVLVAAVRQAQKAEELGADAVMVVGHEGGGHLGRDDTGTIVLTRKVVRSVSIPVIASGGIADGYGLMAALALGAEGVEMGTRFIATKECVHAHEKYKRAIVEGSESDTVVIKRSLGAPGRALATSLTTRILDLEKQGVGYEGLKELISGETNRKYIYLGDEEAGFGWAGQAIGLIDDIPTVQELFERIEKETKEVLEKWLKNL, encoded by the coding sequence ATGAAAACTAGGGTGACTCAGTTATTAGGAATTCGTTTTCCGGTGATTCAGGGCGGTCTGGCTTATTTGGCATATTCTGATCTTGCCGCGGCGGTTTCCAATGCAGGAGGGTTGGGACAGATCACTGCAATGACTTTGCCTTCGCCGGAGCATCTAAGGGAAGAGATTAGGAGAGTAAAAGTTTTGACGGACAAACCATTTGGTGTTAATTTTGCCATCGGTCAACATGGCCGTCCCTATGAGGAGATGTTAGAGGTTGCCCTGGAAGAGAAAGTGCAGGTTATTTCTATTACAGGTGGGAATCCGAAACCTTTGATTGACCGGATGAAGAATCATCCGGTGAAGAAGCTTGTCCTTGTAGCCGCTGTTCGTCAAGCCCAGAAGGCGGAAGAATTGGGAGCCGATGCAGTGATGGTTGTTGGTCATGAAGGCGGAGGTCATTTAGGGCGGGATGATACAGGAACCATCGTTCTTACGAGAAAGGTGGTTCGTTCTGTATCCATTCCCGTAATTGCCAGCGGAGGAATTGCTGATGGCTATGGGTTAATGGCTGCATTAGCCCTTGGTGCAGAGGGAGTGGAAATGGGTACGCGGTTTATTGCTACAAAGGAATGTGTACATGCCCATGAAAAGTACAAGAGAGCGATTGTCGAGGGAAGTGAATCAGATACGGTGGTCATTAAACGAAGTTTAGGTGCCCCGGGAAGGGCCCTGGCAACATCTTTGACTACAAGGATTCTCGATCTGGAAAAACAAGGAGTTGGGTATGAAGGATTAAAGGAATTGATCAGCGGGGAGACCAATCGAAAATATATTTACCTAGGTGATGAAGAAGCCGGATTTGGATGGGCTGGACAGGCAATTGGTTTAATTGATGATATTCCAACGGTACAGGAACTTTTTGAAAGAATAGAAAAGGAAACCAAAGAAGTATTGGAGAAGTGGCTGAAAAATCTTTAA
- a CDS encoding DUF1885 family protein, translated as MGKSAYIKFVEGSSQQKATVDDVKDMLNQYIERTSKTGDQLSWHYGDTAFPYTLEEKPEGRGKWFYLKGKDPKLYKYIIIGVGSEQVEADGEVQHYIQIVLPEGSTAGDKGKANEFCKYMARYYKAELHLFNGRVMYFNPRK; from the coding sequence ATGGGAAAAAGTGCCTATATTAAGTTTGTTGAAGGTTCTTCTCAACAAAAGGCAACGGTAGATGACGTGAAAGACATGTTAAATCAATATATTGAAAGAACCTCCAAAACCGGAGATCAGTTATCTTGGCACTATGGAGATACGGCTTTCCCCTATACCCTAGAGGAAAAACCGGAAGGACGGGGAAAATGGTTCTATCTGAAAGGAAAAGATCCCAAGCTATATAAATATATCATTATAGGTGTAGGCTCAGAGCAGGTGGAAGCCGATGGAGAGGTACAACATTACATACAGATTGTTCTTCCAGAAGGTTCAACCGCCGGGGATAAAGGAAAAGCTAACGAATTTTGCAAATACATGGCTAGATATTATAAGGCTGAGCTTCACTTATTTAACGGTCGGGTCATGTATTTCAACCCGAGAAAATAA
- a CDS encoding NAD(P)-dependent oxidoreductase, protein MKVGFIGLGTMGLPMTKNLIKNGFEVFVVSRSRQPIEEAVGLGAIEAKDPADLASKADVVLTCLPMPDTVEEVYLGERGILAGAREGMVLADHSTVSPGLNRKLYYLTKEMGVGFLDAPISGGPMGAHAGTLTIMCGGDKEIFDKAVPVFEAMGKNIFHVGSVGSGSVVKLMNNMLVGIHTAALSEAFVLGVKAGINPEIMRQIVKVSTGHSFMIDRVIDLIQDRDFNQRFSIQLLHKDMKIATQLGEQLEVPLELGNLSEKIIGEAMEWGYGGLDVAAIIRPLEEKAGVEVKRIP, encoded by the coding sequence ATGAAGGTAGGCTTTATCGGATTAGGAACAATGGGATTGCCAATGACAAAAAATTTAATAAAAAATGGTTTTGAGGTATTTGTAGTCAGCCGCAGTCGCCAGCCCATTGAAGAGGCAGTCGGTTTAGGAGCAATTGAAGCAAAGGACCCAGCTGATTTGGCATCCAAAGCAGATGTGGTTTTAACCTGTTTGCCCATGCCGGATACTGTGGAGGAAGTGTATCTGGGGGAGAGGGGAATTCTGGCTGGAGCAAGGGAAGGGATGGTGCTGGCTGACCACAGTACCGTATCTCCAGGGTTGAACCGGAAATTGTATTACTTGACTAAAGAAATGGGTGTTGGATTTTTGGATGCACCCATTAGCGGGGGGCCCATGGGAGCCCATGCCGGTACATTGACCATCATGTGTGGAGGAGACAAGGAAATCTTCGACAAAGCCGTTCCCGTCTTTGAAGCCATGGGTAAAAATATCTTCCACGTTGGGAGTGTCGGAAGTGGTTCGGTTGTTAAGCTGATGAATAATATGCTGGTAGGCATCCATACCGCAGCCCTGTCAGAAGCATTTGTATTGGGAGTAAAAGCGGGAATCAATCCTGAAATCATGAGACAAATCGTTAAGGTAAGCACGGGCCACAGTTTCATGATCGACCGGGTAATCGATTTAATTCAGGATCGGGACTTTAACCAGCGATTTAGTATTCAATTGCTTCATAAAGATATGAAAATTGCCACCCAATTGGGAGAGCAGCTGGAAGTTCCCCTTGAATTAGGAAATCTCAGTGAGAAAATCATTGGAGAAGCTATGGAATGGGGATATGGAGGATTGGATGTTGCGGCGATCATTCGGCCATTAGAAGAAAAGGCGGGTGTGGAAGTAAAAAGAATTCCATAA
- a CDS encoding DUF3055 domain-containing protein translates to MEKELTYQGFEHLYDESETTQVRFIGFLSDHVRYDFGIVYSNQFFGKPLVICMQTGRAVLLCSEEARDPAHIQRIFRIEDFSEADKLASFFEKNLPVMPLEAQY, encoded by the coding sequence ATGGAGAAAGAATTAACTTATCAAGGATTTGAACATCTTTATGACGAGTCGGAGACCACTCAAGTGCGATTTATTGGATTTTTATCGGATCATGTTAGGTATGACTTCGGTATTGTCTACAGCAATCAGTTTTTTGGGAAACCATTGGTGATTTGCATGCAGACAGGGAGGGCAGTTCTCCTTTGCTCAGAAGAAGCGAGGGATCCTGCACACATTCAACGAATTTTCCGTATCGAAGATTTTAGCGAGGCTGATAAACTGGCGTCTTTCTTTGAAAAAAACTTACCTGTTATGCCACTAGAAGCCCAATATTAG
- a CDS encoding aminotransferase class I/II-fold pyridoxal phosphate-dependent enzyme — translation MNRQEKTPLFTGLIEHAKRNPIQFHIPGHKKGVGMNPEFRQFIGDNALSIDLINISPLDDLHHPHGMIREAQELAAEAFGADYTFFSVQGTSGAIMTMILSVCSPGDKIIIPRNVHKSILSAIIFSGATPIFIHPVMDPHLGIMHGITTDAVRKALEQHPEAKALVVINPTYFGVAANLKEIVELAHQYEIPVLVDEAHGVHIHFHDELPLSAMQAGADMAATSVHKLGGSMTQSSVLNVKEGLVSAKHVQSVISMLTTTSTSYLLLASLDTARKQLAIYGKEMISKTIKLAKEARKRINEIPGLYCFGEEIVGREAIYDYDPTKLTIHVKDLGVTGYDVEKWLRHHYNIEVELSDLYNILCIVTPGDSEESISILIHALKELSTEFFLKRDAINLAKVHLPKIPVLAISPRDAFYAETEVVSLDDASGRIMAEFIMVYPPGIPIVMPGEILSDENIDYIRENIDAGLPVQGPEDETFQTVKVIKEFKAIK, via the coding sequence GTGAACCGACAAGAAAAAACCCCTCTGTTTACCGGTCTGATTGAACACGCAAAAAGAAACCCAATCCAATTTCATATTCCCGGTCACAAAAAAGGGGTAGGGATGAATCCGGAATTTCGCCAATTTATCGGCGATAATGCCCTTTCCATTGATTTAATCAACATCTCCCCGTTAGATGATCTTCACCATCCGCATGGTATGATTCGTGAAGCCCAAGAGCTGGCCGCTGAAGCATTTGGAGCAGATTACACCTTCTTCTCGGTCCAAGGAACCAGCGGAGCAATTATGACCATGATTTTGTCCGTATGTTCACCGGGAGATAAAATTATCATTCCAAGAAATGTTCATAAATCAATTCTTTCAGCCATTATTTTTTCCGGCGCCACGCCTATTTTTATCCATCCGGTCATGGATCCCCATTTGGGAATCATGCACGGAATTACCACGGATGCCGTAAGAAAAGCGCTAGAACAGCATCCTGAAGCAAAAGCTTTGGTCGTCATCAACCCGACGTATTTTGGAGTGGCCGCTAATTTAAAAGAAATCGTTGAACTGGCACACCAATATGAAATCCCTGTCCTTGTTGATGAAGCCCATGGTGTCCATATCCATTTTCATGATGAACTTCCCTTGTCAGCCATGCAGGCCGGTGCAGACATGGCCGCAACCAGTGTTCACAAATTGGGAGGATCCATGACCCAAAGCTCTGTCTTAAATGTAAAGGAAGGATTGGTTTCCGCAAAACACGTTCAATCCGTCATCAGCATGCTGACCACCACTTCTACTTCCTACCTTCTGCTGGCCTCATTGGATACAGCCAGAAAACAATTGGCTATTTATGGAAAAGAGATGATATCCAAAACCATCAAACTTGCCAAAGAAGCGAGAAAAAGAATTAACGAAATACCGGGACTTTATTGTTTTGGCGAAGAAATCGTCGGCAGGGAAGCCATCTACGACTATGATCCTACTAAGTTAACGATTCATGTTAAAGACCTGGGCGTTACGGGGTATGACGTGGAGAAATGGCTGAGACATCATTATAACATTGAAGTTGAACTGAGCGATTTATATAATATTCTTTGCATCGTTACCCCCGGGGACAGCGAAGAAAGCATCTCAATTCTAATACATGCTTTAAAGGAGCTCTCTACAGAATTCTTCTTGAAAAGAGATGCAATAAATCTTGCCAAAGTCCATCTGCCCAAAATTCCCGTATTAGCGATTTCGCCTAGGGATGCCTTCTATGCAGAAACAGAAGTGGTTTCCCTTGATGATGCCAGCGGACGGATTATGGCGGAATTTATTATGGTTTATCCACCAGGCATCCCCATCGTCATGCCCGGTGAAATCTTGTCTGATGAAAACATCGACTATATCCGTGAGAATATTGATGCAGGACTTCCCGTTCAAGGGCCCGAGGACGAAACCTTTCAAACGGTAAAGGTAATCAAGGAGTTTAAGGCAATAAAATAG
- a CDS encoding MarR family winged helix-turn-helix transcriptional regulator, with amino-acid sequence MDKKGETQRIHEILNYFRAVDVVIKEDWDKEAKKLSLDSSIQLNILWIVYCFEGVRITQIAEWTFWHPSSIVIHVKKLMEKGLVEIDKRDTDGRVVNVFLTGKGKEIIFASRDSAPSAFRVVKAMEELEKRYSPGVRQLFFECLRFLAEELHGVERVDWVNQSRETIDALDEMKNYCKN; translated from the coding sequence ATGGATAAAAAAGGGGAGACTCAAAGAATTCATGAAATTTTAAATTATTTTCGTGCTGTTGATGTGGTGATAAAGGAGGACTGGGATAAGGAAGCAAAGAAACTGAGCTTAGACTCATCCATTCAATTGAATATTCTTTGGATCGTTTATTGCTTTGAAGGCGTGCGCATTACCCAAATTGCAGAGTGGACATTCTGGCATCCTTCTTCTATTGTTATTCATGTAAAAAAATTAATGGAAAAAGGATTAGTTGAAATAGATAAAAGGGATACAGATGGAAGGGTGGTCAATGTATTTTTGACTGGAAAAGGGAAAGAAATCATCTTTGCCAGTCGAGATAGTGCACCATCAGCATTTCGTGTGGTAAAGGCAATGGAAGAATTGGAAAAGAGATATAGTCCAGGAGTACGTCAATTATTTTTTGAATGTTTAAGATTTTTAGCCGAAGAACTTCATGGTGTGGAAAGGGTGGATTGGGTAAACCAAAGCCGAGAAACCATCGATGCCCTTGATGAAATGAAAAATTATTGTAAAAATTGA
- a CDS encoding DUF1054 domain-containing protein: MIPLTFQGFKSSDFDTFTIQGLDPRMDAIKENVRPKLMEIGQEIEPVLTTIGGEPFYFHVAKHARRTVNPPNDTWVAWATNKRGYKMLPHFQVGLWSTHLFIWFAIIYESPNKYVFADKALNKLHDLMKQIPEEFVWSTDHTVPDVHKHSDLSINDLQQMLERLREVKKSEILCGITLNRNNPIVYDGDLLLKKVADTFKTLFPLYLLAQSSS; the protein is encoded by the coding sequence GTGATACCGTTGACCTTTCAAGGATTTAAGTCAAGTGATTTTGACACTTTCACCATCCAAGGACTGGATCCAAGGATGGATGCTATCAAGGAAAATGTTAGGCCTAAACTAATGGAAATAGGCCAAGAGATTGAACCTGTACTTACCACCATTGGAGGAGAGCCGTTTTATTTCCATGTAGCCAAACATGCAAGAAGAACCGTAAATCCTCCAAATGATACATGGGTAGCATGGGCAACCAACAAAAGAGGATACAAGATGCTGCCCCATTTTCAAGTGGGACTTTGGTCAACTCATTTGTTTATCTGGTTTGCCATCATATATGAATCCCCCAACAAATACGTTTTCGCTGATAAAGCCTTAAACAAATTACATGATCTCATGAAGCAGATTCCAGAGGAATTTGTTTGGTCCACCGACCACACCGTTCCTGATGTGCATAAACACAGCGATCTATCTATTAATGACCTTCAACAAATGCTGGAGCGGTTAAGGGAAGTAAAAAAATCTGAAATCCTTTGCGGCATCACTTTGAATAGGAACAACCCAATAGTGTATGATGGTGACCTGCTGCTAAAAAAGGTTGCGGATACCTTTAAAACATTATTTCCCCTTTATCTGTTGGCTCAATCCTCATCCTGA